In Haloarchaeobius litoreus, the following are encoded in one genomic region:
- a CDS encoding YIP1 family protein: MTQWTEDPEGGRARGPSGLARAWAEVLLRPRRFFANGIAPSDQAPGLVFAMVVVLVEESVRFALVDDAYPVVAGSEPLSAALWLGVAVLLVAPAAVHLLAALQTVLLAPFAPDRGGVSETVQILCYATAPCVVAGVPNPYVRSVVGLWAIGLYVVGLTVRHDLGRQRAALLGIVPAGVAFGMGFRAFHAIGVLLRQWYII, translated from the coding sequence ATGACCCAGTGGACCGAAGACCCGGAGGGTGGGCGTGCCCGCGGCCCGAGCGGGCTGGCCCGTGCGTGGGCCGAGGTCCTCCTCCGACCGCGACGCTTCTTCGCGAACGGCATCGCCCCGTCGGACCAGGCCCCCGGGCTCGTGTTCGCGATGGTCGTCGTGCTCGTCGAGGAGAGCGTGCGGTTCGCGCTCGTCGACGACGCCTACCCGGTCGTCGCCGGGAGCGAGCCGCTCTCGGCCGCGCTCTGGCTCGGCGTCGCGGTGTTGCTCGTGGCCCCGGCGGCGGTCCACCTGCTCGCGGCACTCCAGACCGTACTGCTGGCTCCGTTCGCGCCCGACCGCGGTGGCGTGAGCGAGACCGTCCAGATACTCTGCTATGCGACCGCGCCCTGCGTCGTCGCGGGCGTCCCGAACCCCTACGTCCGGTCCGTGGTCGGCCTGTGGGCCATCGGGCTCTACGTCGTCGGGCTGACCGTCCGTCACGACCTCGGTCGCCAGCGAGCGGCCCTCCTCGGCATCGTCCCGGCGGGCGTCGCATTCGGGATGGGCTTCCGGGCGTTCCACGCCATCGGCGTGCTGCTCCGGCAGTGGTACATAATCTGA
- a CDS encoding DNA-methyltransferase, giving the protein METEHACTVGDARDMTTLATDSVDLVVTSPPYPMIEMWDETFASLNPAIGDALDDGDGERAFSLMHDELAAVWAELSRVVRPGGIVCCNVGDAVRTLDGSFSQYPNHARVTADMRELGFRPLPDVLWRKPTNKANKFMGSGMLPTNAYVTLEHEYVLVFRNGADTRPFEPGADRRYESAYFWEERNDWFSDVWTDLTGAMQDQHVDDAVRSRSAAFPFALPYRLVNMYSVYGDTVLDPFWGTGTTTLAAMLAGRDSHGYELDAGFAAAFDDRLEDLPARSRALIDERLDAHRAFVEACREEGDTLGYDAEHYEFPVRTKQERRIRFYEVAGVERTGDGYRVSYDPR; this is encoded by the coding sequence ATGGAGACGGAACACGCCTGCACTGTCGGCGACGCCCGCGACATGACGACGCTCGCGACCGACTCGGTCGACCTGGTCGTCACGTCGCCGCCGTACCCGATGATAGAGATGTGGGACGAGACGTTCGCGTCGCTGAACCCGGCCATCGGCGACGCGCTCGACGACGGCGACGGCGAGCGGGCGTTCTCGCTGATGCACGACGAGCTGGCGGCGGTGTGGGCGGAGCTCTCCCGGGTGGTCCGCCCCGGCGGCATCGTCTGCTGCAACGTCGGTGACGCGGTCCGCACGCTCGACGGGAGCTTCTCGCAGTACCCGAACCATGCCCGGGTCACCGCTGACATGCGCGAGCTCGGGTTCCGGCCGCTGCCCGACGTGCTCTGGCGCAAGCCCACGAACAAGGCGAACAAGTTCATGGGGTCGGGGATGCTCCCGACGAACGCCTACGTCACCCTCGAACACGAGTACGTGCTGGTGTTCCGCAATGGTGCGGACACCAGACCGTTCGAGCCCGGGGCGGACCGGCGCTACGAGAGCGCGTACTTCTGGGAGGAGCGCAACGACTGGTTCTCCGACGTCTGGACGGACCTCACGGGGGCCATGCAGGACCAGCACGTCGACGACGCGGTCCGGAGCCGCTCCGCGGCGTTCCCGTTCGCGCTTCCCTACCGGCTCGTGAACATGTACTCCGTCTACGGCGACACGGTGCTCGACCCGTTCTGGGGCACCGGTACGACCACGTTGGCGGCGATGCTCGCCGGCCGGGACTCCCACGGCTACGAGCTGGATGCGGGCTTCGCGGCCGCGTTCGACGACCGGCTCGAGGACCTGCCGGCACGCTCGCGTGCGCTCATCGACGAGCGTCTCGACGCACACCGTGCGTTCGTCGAGGCCTGTCGTGAGGAGGGTGACACGCTCGGCTACGACGCCGAGCACTACGAGTTCCCGGTGCGGACGAAGCAGGAGCGTCGCATCCGCTTCTACGAGGTGGCCGGGGTCGAGCGGACCGGCGACGGCTACCGGGTGTCGTACGACCCACGGTGA
- a CDS encoding acc operon protein, which produces MSGELLAALDVPDDATDDEAAAIAAVVAAHLRDLEAQAAEEDSEETWSGRKWSFAGRLRGTRGHAGRVPDGAPTNAWAASGRADRF; this is translated from the coding sequence ATGAGCGGGGAACTGCTCGCGGCGCTGGACGTGCCCGACGACGCGACCGACGACGAGGCCGCCGCCATCGCGGCCGTCGTCGCGGCGCACCTGCGGGACCTCGAAGCGCAGGCCGCCGAGGAGGACAGCGAGGAGACGTGGTCGGGCAGGAAGTGGTCGTTCGCGGGTCGCCTGCGGGGTACCCGTGGACACGCCGGGCGCGTCCCGGACGGCGCGCCGACGAACGCCTGGGCGGCGTCCGGACGCGCGGATCGATTCTGA
- a CDS encoding acetyl/propionyl/methylcrotonyl-CoA carboxylase subunit alpha: protein MFRKVLVANRGEIAVRVMRACEELNVSTVAVYSEADKNSGHVRYADEAYNVGPARAADSYLDHEAVIEAAKKADADAIHPGYGFLAENAEFASKVEAEDGITWVGPAADAMEQLGEKTKARKTMREADVPIVPGTTDPVEEPEEVTEFGEEHGYPIAIKAEGGGGGRGMKIVESADEAADQLESAKREGEAYFDNDNVYLERYLENPRHIEVQILADHHGNVRHLGERDCSLQRRHQKVIEEGPSPALSDELREKIGDSARRGADAAGYYNAGTFEFLVEEEERDAAAGEVLGPDANFYFLEVNTRIQVEHTVTEELTGIDIVKWQLKVAADEELDFAQDDVDLSGHAMEFRINAENAANEFAPAPGGKLTTYDPPGGIGVRLDDALRQGDKIVTDYDSMIAKLVVWGSDRDECIERSLRALREYDIEGVTTIMPFHRLMLSDQEFVLGTHTTKYLDEHLDHDRIAEAQEQWGSDTGGAGDDEDVVEREFTVEVNGKRFDVNLEERGAMPVGGTSGPRGGSSGGGDGGSGGSAASGGGGVDVEGDGETVNAEMQGTILSVDVDEGDEVAAGDVLVVLEAMKMENDVVASRGGTVTQIAIEEGQSVDMGDVLVVIE from the coding sequence ATGTTCAGGAAGGTTCTCGTCGCGAACCGAGGGGAGATCGCGGTGCGCGTCATGCGCGCCTGCGAGGAGCTGAACGTGTCGACCGTCGCCGTCTACAGCGAGGCCGACAAGAACTCCGGCCACGTGCGCTACGCGGACGAGGCGTACAACGTCGGGCCCGCCCGCGCGGCGGACTCCTACCTCGACCACGAGGCCGTCATCGAGGCCGCGAAGAAGGCCGACGCCGACGCCATCCACCCCGGCTACGGCTTCCTCGCGGAGAACGCGGAGTTCGCGAGCAAGGTCGAAGCGGAGGACGGCATCACCTGGGTCGGCCCCGCCGCCGACGCGATGGAGCAACTCGGCGAGAAGACGAAGGCCCGGAAGACGATGCGCGAGGCCGACGTGCCCATCGTCCCCGGGACGACCGACCCCGTCGAAGAGCCCGAGGAGGTCACCGAGTTCGGCGAGGAACACGGCTACCCCATCGCCATCAAAGCCGAGGGCGGCGGCGGCGGCCGCGGCATGAAGATCGTCGAGAGCGCCGACGAGGCGGCCGACCAGTTAGAGAGCGCGAAGCGCGAGGGCGAGGCGTACTTCGACAACGACAACGTCTACCTCGAGCGCTACCTCGAGAACCCGCGCCACATCGAGGTGCAGATCCTCGCGGACCACCACGGCAACGTCCGCCACCTCGGCGAGCGCGACTGCTCACTCCAGCGCCGCCACCAGAAGGTCATCGAGGAGGGGCCGAGCCCCGCGCTCTCGGACGAGCTCCGCGAGAAGATCGGTGATTCCGCCCGTCGCGGTGCCGACGCGGCCGGCTACTACAACGCCGGCACGTTCGAGTTCCTCGTCGAGGAGGAAGAGCGCGACGCCGCAGCCGGTGAGGTGCTCGGTCCGGACGCGAACTTCTACTTCCTCGAGGTCAACACCCGCATCCAGGTCGAACACACCGTCACCGAGGAGCTCACCGGTATCGACATCGTGAAGTGGCAGCTCAAGGTCGCCGCAGACGAGGAGCTCGACTTCGCACAGGACGACGTCGACCTCTCCGGCCACGCGATGGAGTTCCGCATCAACGCCGAGAACGCGGCCAACGAGTTCGCGCCCGCGCCGGGCGGCAAGCTCACGACGTACGACCCGCCGGGCGGCATCGGCGTCCGGCTGGACGACGCGCTCCGGCAGGGCGACAAAATCGTCACCGACTACGACTCGATGATCGCGAAGCTCGTCGTGTGGGGAAGCGACCGCGACGAGTGCATCGAGCGCTCCCTGCGCGCGCTCCGGGAGTACGACATCGAGGGCGTGACGACCATCATGCCGTTCCACCGGCTGATGCTCTCGGACCAGGAGTTCGTCCTTGGCACGCACACGACGAAGTACCTCGACGAGCACCTCGACCACGACCGCATCGCCGAGGCCCAGGAGCAGTGGGGCTCCGACACGGGCGGCGCGGGCGACGACGAGGACGTCGTCGAGCGCGAGTTCACCGTCGAGGTCAACGGCAAGCGCTTCGACGTCAACCTGGAGGAGCGCGGCGCGATGCCCGTCGGCGGCACGAGCGGCCCGCGGGGCGGCAGCAGCGGTGGCGGTGACGGCGGCTCCGGCGGGAGCGCCGCGTCCGGCGGTGGCGGCGTCGACGTCGAGGGCGACGGCGAGACGGTCAACGCCGAGATGCAGGGCACCATCCTCTCCGTCGACGTCGACGAGGGCGACGAGGTCGCGGCGGGCGACGTGCTCGTCGTGCTGGAGGCCATGAAGATGGAGAACGACGTGGTCGCCTCCCGCGGCGGCACGGTCACCCAGATCGCCATCGAGGAGGGCCAGAGCGTCGACATGGGCGACGTGCTCGTCGTGATCGAGTAG
- a CDS encoding NADPH-dependent FMN reductase: MSTDEDLSVIAICGSLRDGSYTRKALRHALSAAEDASAATELVDLREYDLPVYDADDDVAGDAPGLTRTVREADAVLLGTPMYHGSYATPLKNALDYCGFDEFEDKTVGLLAVSGGHFPVTALEHLRSVCRALNAWVIPHQAAIPQAYQAFDDGAFVDEKLAERVATLGTRAVQYANIEPDPASFESQENVGAE, from the coding sequence ATGTCGACAGACGAGGACCTCTCCGTCATCGCCATCTGCGGCAGTCTCAGGGACGGCAGCTACACCCGGAAGGCGCTCCGCCACGCACTATCGGCCGCCGAGGACGCCAGCGCAGCCACCGAGCTGGTCGACCTGCGCGAGTACGACCTGCCGGTGTACGACGCCGACGACGACGTGGCCGGCGACGCGCCCGGGCTGACGCGGACGGTCCGGGAGGCCGACGCCGTCCTGCTCGGCACGCCGATGTACCACGGCTCGTACGCCACCCCGCTGAAGAACGCGCTCGACTACTGCGGGTTCGACGAGTTCGAGGACAAGACCGTCGGCCTGCTCGCCGTCTCGGGCGGCCACTTCCCGGTGACCGCGCTCGAACACCTCCGGTCGGTCTGTCGCGCGCTCAACGCCTGGGTCATCCCGCACCAGGCGGCCATCCCGCAGGCGTACCAGGCGTTCGACGACGGCGCGTTCGTCGACGAGAAGCTGGCAGAGCGCGTGGCGACGCTCGGGACCCGTGCGGTGCAGTACGCGAACATCGAGCCCGACCCGGCGTCCTTCGAGAGTCAGGAGAACGTCGGCGCGGAGTGA
- a CDS encoding FkbM family methyltransferase, which produces MSTPDTSYEHGAGSPAEELVRPTEARGDIAVRAARYPLKLAKHALWRAVVANKGLSRSVLPAVFRPATALVPGHHSGDIRHENGRWWLDVDGNRTYALPDLASNATNLKQGTVARLLTVGFGNDRMVRRYELPGFVELEPEDVVVDVGGYVGTFAAFAAGRADIVYSLEPDPLNFSCLAHNVADRGDIYPREIGLWSEAGTMAVAPVADASDAHLCEEGTLEVDVTTLERFAAKEEIDEIDFLKLDAEGFEQPVLEGMGDLSVRKLGVDCGEGEGDNTDEIRALLEARDYRVRTKGHLLYARL; this is translated from the coding sequence ATGAGCACCCCCGACACCAGCTACGAACACGGGGCCGGAAGCCCTGCCGAAGAGTTAGTCCGTCCGACCGAGGCACGAGGCGATATCGCGGTGCGCGCTGCCCGGTATCCGTTGAAACTCGCGAAACACGCCCTCTGGCGAGCCGTTGTGGCCAACAAGGGCCTGTCACGAAGCGTTCTACCTGCGGTGTTCCGGCCGGCGACCGCACTCGTACCGGGACACCATTCGGGGGATATCCGTCACGAGAATGGTCGCTGGTGGCTGGACGTCGACGGGAACCGCACGTACGCACTGCCGGACTTGGCGAGCAACGCGACGAACCTGAAGCAGGGGACCGTCGCCCGGCTGCTCACGGTCGGATTCGGGAACGATAGGATGGTCAGACGGTACGAACTTCCCGGATTCGTCGAGCTCGAACCCGAGGACGTGGTCGTCGACGTCGGCGGCTACGTCGGGACTTTCGCCGCTTTCGCTGCCGGCCGAGCGGACATCGTCTACTCTCTCGAGCCGGACCCGCTGAACTTCAGCTGCCTCGCGCACAACGTCGCCGACCGCGGCGATATCTACCCCCGTGAGATCGGGCTCTGGTCCGAGGCGGGCACGATGGCCGTCGCGCCAGTCGCCGATGCCTCCGACGCCCATCTCTGCGAGGAAGGAACCCTTGAGGTTGACGTGACGACGCTCGAACGCTTCGCCGCGAAGGAAGAAATCGATGAAATAGACTTCCTGAAACTCGACGCCGAGGGGTTCGAGCAGCCCGTCCTCGAAGGGATGGGCGACCTGTCCGTGCGCAAACTCGGCGTCGACTGCGGGGAAGGTGAGGGCGACAACACCGACGAGATACGGGCGCTGCTGGAGGCACGCGACTACAGGGTTCGGACGAAAGGACACCTGCTGTACGCCCGGCTGTAG
- a CDS encoding helix-turn-helix transcriptional regulator, protein MGADDVGEVLKLLSKRRPFLASLYDEPKEKPELAADCNVARSTVGRAIRELELAGLVDRGDRGFELTVSGRLVVDQFHEFEHAVDAICEVDEWLSTLPRSDLVPPEMFVGCEVTQSDIHAPDKAMQETVDLVSTAKRVRGVSPAVHGAYVEAFNERIETDGLETELVFSADALTELATTYADYIMEDADGVTIYQIDELPPLGLMLVDHEDGTTEASFGIYTENGVQVVVRNTSPNAVAWLREEFESYREQASEISL, encoded by the coding sequence ATGGGGGCCGATGACGTAGGCGAAGTGTTGAAGCTTCTCTCGAAGCGCAGGCCGTTCCTCGCGTCGCTGTACGACGAACCGAAGGAGAAACCCGAGCTGGCGGCCGACTGCAACGTCGCACGGTCGACGGTCGGACGGGCCATCCGCGAGCTGGAGCTCGCCGGGCTGGTCGACCGCGGCGACCGCGGCTTCGAGCTGACGGTATCGGGCCGGCTCGTCGTCGACCAGTTCCACGAGTTCGAACACGCGGTCGACGCGATCTGCGAGGTGGACGAGTGGCTCTCGACGCTGCCGCGGTCGGACCTCGTCCCGCCCGAGATGTTCGTCGGCTGCGAGGTGACACAGTCAGACATCCACGCGCCCGACAAGGCGATGCAGGAGACGGTCGACCTGGTCTCGACGGCGAAGCGGGTGCGGGGCGTCTCGCCGGCCGTCCACGGCGCGTACGTCGAGGCGTTCAACGAGCGCATCGAGACGGACGGCCTGGAGACGGAGCTGGTGTTCAGCGCCGACGCGTTGACCGAGCTGGCGACGACGTACGCGGACTACATCATGGAGGACGCCGACGGCGTCACCATCTACCAGATCGACGAGCTCCCGCCGCTGGGGCTGATGCTCGTCGACCACGAGGACGGGACGACGGAGGCGAGCTTCGGCATCTACACCGAGAACGGCGTGCAGGTCGTGGTGCGGAACACGAGCCCGAACGCGGTCGCGTGGCTCCGCGAGGAGTTCGAATCCTACCGCGAGCAGGCGAGCGAGATATCGCTTTGA
- the tatA gene encoding twin-arginine translocase TatA/TatE family subunit, giving the protein MMIPLFIGGIGGPEIVLIFLLVILLFGADKLPKLARSSGEAMGEFQKGREEVERELKAAKESTVSTKSGSDEASANDVEDIETTTDAVDDDATDKNASLA; this is encoded by the coding sequence ATGATGATACCGCTGTTCATTGGGGGAATCGGCGGCCCGGAGATCGTACTCATCTTCCTGCTGGTCATCCTGCTCTTCGGCGCGGACAAACTGCCGAAGCTCGCACGATCCAGCGGTGAGGCGATGGGGGAGTTCCAGAAGGGTCGCGAAGAGGTAGAGCGCGAACTGAAGGCCGCGAAGGAGTCCACAGTGTCCACGAAGTCCGGCTCGGACGAGGCGTCCGCGAACGACGTCGAGGACATCGAGACGACGACCGACGCCGTCGACGACGATGCGACCGACAAGAACGCGTCGCTCGCGTGA
- a CDS encoding thymidine kinase codes for MHAITNSGWVEVITGSMFSGKTEEMLRRLRRAEIAGQDVAVFTPALDDRYGTDTVGSHEGRSWDAVAVESEGEGVWDIVEGLNGEQVVAVDEGNFFDETLVAVCDHLAAEGRRVIVSGLDQTYRGEPFEPMPQLFATAEYVEKLQAICAVCGEPATRTQRFVDGEAAHRDDPTIVVGAEESYEARCRSCHTLRND; via the coding sequence ATGCACGCCATCACGAACAGCGGGTGGGTGGAGGTCATCACGGGCAGCATGTTCTCGGGGAAGACCGAGGAGATGCTCCGACGCCTCCGACGCGCCGAGATCGCGGGACAGGACGTTGCGGTGTTCACGCCCGCGCTCGACGACCGGTACGGCACGGACACCGTGGGATCACACGAGGGGCGGAGCTGGGACGCCGTCGCCGTCGAGTCCGAGGGCGAGGGCGTCTGGGACATCGTCGAGGGGCTGAACGGCGAGCAGGTCGTCGCGGTCGACGAGGGCAACTTCTTCGACGAGACGCTCGTTGCGGTCTGCGACCATCTCGCCGCCGAGGGTCGCCGGGTCATCGTCTCCGGGCTCGACCAGACCTACCGCGGCGAGCCGTTCGAGCCGATGCCACAGCTCTTCGCCACCGCGGAGTACGTCGAGAAGCTGCAGGCCATCTGTGCGGTCTGTGGCGAGCCGGCGACGCGGACCCAGCGGTTCGTCGACGGCGAGGCCGCCCACCGCGACGACCCGACCATCGTCGTCGGTGCGGAGGAGTCCTACGAGGCGCGCTGTCGCAGCTGTCACACGCTCAGGAACGACTGA
- a CDS encoding cytochrome P450 — MSGQSTHHGHRPVERPDDGGFPPGPDGIPVLGNTLQFTSDPHAFYDELASYGDVVGYSVARQRMTTVLHPDLVEQVLVTDSDSYGKWDLSDFGTQFAPDGLLFTEGEQWREQRTQAQPAFQLDRVRGYGDAMAGYARELVDGFDDGETIAANERFSALTMRILADSLFDLDVDGSEAGAAITRAAEALNERADPDGITTFVPTWVPMPSNRRYKRAMEAFEETVDGLIAERRAADTDEHDDLLAMLMRAGDDGQGMSDAELRDTMLTFLFAGHETTALALTYTTYLLAEHPDVADRLRREVDDAVDGDTPDTFDVFGLDYLDRVCSESMRLYPPAYVVFREAREDVELGGYELPADTKLTLPQFHIHHDERWFDAPGEFRPDRWTDEFEAQLPEYAYFPFGGGPRHCIGMRFATLELKLVLATLVRDCRFDYLGDEPPEPKMGATYQPREDVRLRVTKRD; from the coding sequence ATGAGTGGTCAGTCGACCCACCACGGACACCGGCCGGTCGAGCGCCCGGACGACGGCGGCTTCCCGCCCGGCCCGGACGGCATCCCCGTCCTCGGCAACACCCTCCAGTTCACGAGCGACCCGCACGCCTTCTACGACGAGCTCGCCAGCTACGGCGACGTGGTCGGCTACAGCGTCGCCCGCCAGCGCATGACCACGGTGCTCCACCCGGACCTCGTCGAGCAGGTGCTCGTCACCGATTCGGACAGCTACGGCAAGTGGGACCTCTCCGACTTCGGCACCCAGTTCGCCCCCGACGGCCTGCTGTTCACCGAGGGCGAGCAGTGGCGCGAGCAGCGCACCCAGGCCCAGCCGGCGTTCCAGCTCGACCGCGTCCGGGGCTACGGCGACGCGATGGCGGGCTACGCACGGGAGCTGGTCGACGGGTTCGACGACGGCGAGACCATCGCCGCCAACGAGCGGTTCTCGGCGCTCACCATGCGCATCCTCGCGGACTCCCTGTTCGACCTCGACGTGGACGGCAGCGAGGCCGGTGCGGCCATCACCCGTGCTGCCGAGGCACTGAACGAGCGCGCCGACCCGGACGGTATCACGACGTTCGTGCCCACGTGGGTTCCGATGCCGTCGAACCGGCGGTACAAGCGGGCGATGGAGGCGTTCGAGGAGACGGTCGACGGGCTCATCGCCGAACGACGCGCCGCCGACACCGACGAGCACGACGACCTGCTCGCGATGCTCATGCGGGCCGGCGACGATGGACAGGGGATGTCCGACGCGGAGTTGCGCGACACGATGCTCACGTTCCTGTTCGCCGGCCACGAGACCACCGCCCTGGCACTCACCTACACGACGTACCTGCTCGCGGAGCACCCCGACGTGGCCGACCGACTGCGCCGGGAGGTCGACGACGCCGTCGACGGCGACACGCCCGACACCTTCGACGTGTTCGGTCTGGACTACCTCGACCGCGTCTGCAGCGAGTCGATGCGGCTTTACCCGCCGGCGTACGTCGTCTTCCGCGAGGCCCGCGAGGACGTGGAACTGGGCGGCTACGAGCTCCCCGCTGACACCAAGCTGACCCTCCCGCAGTTCCACATCCACCACGACGAGCGCTGGTTCGACGCGCCCGGCGAGTTCCGGCCCGACCGCTGGACCGACGAGTTCGAGGCCCAGCTTCCGGAGTACGCCTACTTCCCGTTTGGCGGTGGTCCCCGCCACTGCATCGGGATGCGCTTCGCCACCCTCGAACTGAAGCTCGTGCTCGCCACGCTCGTCCGTGACTGCCGGTTCGACTACCTCGGCGACGAGCCACCGGAGCCGAAGATGGGCGCGACGTACCAGCCCAGGGAGGACGTTCGGCTGCGGGTGACGAAGCGGGACTGA
- a CDS encoding YIP1 family protein produces the protein MSALHSVLAAVRQFLLDPRAFFEDRGTASTLPVAALAVVGLAIALAVGVTVMAGILAGAVQGTVMVDNPDRPPQGICDAFGNDSPATEGCDEPAEIERDAGSLVREAANGFIGTVVVAPFLLWLAGGVTVYLGGVLAGGDTSLSGSFSIAGWVAVPEFGRLAAGLVAIQFALADVTITNLESAPEAVRTAIAPVEPYIALATVLTAAWQLHILSAGLAVEADVDRPRAAVVTGVPLALFVLATLL, from the coding sequence ATGTCAGCCCTCCACTCCGTGCTCGCCGCCGTCCGCCAGTTCCTGTTGGACCCACGAGCGTTCTTCGAGGACCGCGGGACAGCCTCGACGCTACCCGTCGCGGCGCTCGCCGTCGTCGGCCTCGCCATCGCACTGGCCGTCGGCGTCACCGTCATGGCCGGCATCCTCGCCGGTGCTGTGCAGGGGACCGTGATGGTCGACAACCCGGACCGCCCGCCCCAGGGCATCTGCGACGCCTTCGGCAACGACTCCCCGGCCACCGAAGGCTGCGACGAGCCCGCCGAAATCGAGCGTGACGCCGGCTCGCTCGTCCGGGAGGCCGCCAACGGGTTCATCGGTACGGTGGTGGTCGCCCCGTTCCTGCTCTGGCTCGCCGGCGGTGTCACGGTGTACCTCGGTGGGGTGCTCGCCGGTGGTGACACCAGCCTCTCGGGCTCGTTCTCGATCGCCGGCTGGGTGGCCGTACCGGAGTTCGGGCGACTCGCGGCCGGACTCGTCGCCATCCAGTTCGCGCTCGCGGACGTGACGATCACGAACCTTGAGAGCGCCCCCGAAGCGGTCAGGACCGCCATCGCCCCCGTCGAACCGTACATCGCCCTCGCAACGGTGCTCACCGCCGCCTGGCAGCTGCACATCCTCTCGGCGGGGCTCGCCGTCGAGGCGGACGTCGACCGACCGAGGGCGGCAGTCGTCACGGGCGTCCCCCTCGCGTTGTTCGTGCTCGCGACGCTGCTCTGA
- a CDS encoding helix-turn-helix domain-containing protein, with protein sequence MKYLDVRIRQPDEWLHPMQEFIRHEDVVRYEELQTWHVVHEQGIEYELFYVVADRERYEPVIDGVDSIRWYDITDVDDESFYVYACQETRADDRDWRAAFAALSLVVVPPIVYDREAAMGMTIIGDGDDLRTMLDSLPESFEVDVRGIGEYDTRRPSLVGALTERQREAVEVAVECGYYTVPREGDLEVVAAELDCAPSTASNLLRKAESAVFGRLVDRRSGRP encoded by the coding sequence GTGAAGTACCTCGACGTGCGCATCCGACAGCCGGACGAGTGGCTCCATCCGATGCAGGAGTTCATCCGCCACGAGGACGTGGTGCGGTACGAGGAGCTGCAGACCTGGCACGTGGTCCACGAGCAGGGCATCGAGTACGAGCTGTTCTACGTCGTCGCCGACCGCGAGCGGTACGAGCCGGTCATCGACGGGGTCGACTCCATCCGCTGGTACGACATCACCGACGTGGATGACGAGTCGTTCTACGTCTACGCCTGCCAGGAGACCCGGGCAGACGACCGGGACTGGCGGGCCGCCTTCGCCGCGCTCTCGCTCGTCGTCGTCCCGCCCATCGTCTACGACCGGGAGGCCGCGATGGGGATGACGATAATCGGCGACGGCGACGACCTGCGGACGATGCTCGACAGCCTGCCCGAGAGCTTCGAGGTCGACGTGCGCGGCATCGGCGAGTACGACACGCGCCGCCCGTCGCTCGTCGGCGCGCTGACCGAGCGACAGCGCGAGGCCGTCGAGGTCGCCGTCGAGTGCGGCTACTACACCGTCCCCCGCGAGGGAGACCTCGAGGTCGTGGCAGCCGAGCTCGACTGTGCCCCGTCGACGGCCTCGAACCTGCTTCGGAAGGCGGAATCTGCGGTGTTCGGGCGGCTCGTCGACCGGCGCAGCGGTCGGCCGTGA